The genomic DNA ATTATACCGATTGCTGGCTCCCAGGCTTTCCTGCTGCCTTTTTCAATGCCTCTCCCACTGCTTTCATCGCTGGTGCCTCCACCTCTGCTAGTGGTTTTGTGGATTCACCCACTTATGTCTGGGGCTCAAGCCCTTATGGATAAATAGGTGGTTCTGAATCAACGGGCTCTGCTGCCCCCGTATAGCGACTCTCTGCTGCTTTTACCACCTTAGCTCTTAGCTCCTGCCTTTGTATCCCTTATGAGTGAATCTACTCCGGCTCTGGGTGAAACAACCACTGCGATTGCCTTTGACCATACCTTATACCTATCCTATATTCATATCTTCGAGTTGCAGATCCAAAGCGAGTAGTTGCCAAAATCAATCTACGGGCGTCATCGATGCTTTATCATCCTGGATGCTGAGGTGAAATGCAGGATGACCGAAAACGAACTCGCGGAAGTTCGatcatatataaatcaaaatggACTTTTGACCAACTATGTCAGATATAACATCAAGCTCTATATTTAGCTGTTAGCCTTCAGACTAGCATCATTCCTTGCTTCTTTTCTTATAAGTAAGGCTAAAGTCAAGCAGAAATGAttgaaaaaaaaggagaacaCCCCCCTTTCGGACTAGCACTCCTAGCTTCCCTCCCTTTGAAGTAGATTTATCAGCTCCACGAGTCACTAGAAAGAAGGTGAATGGACCACCCTTTCTTTGAACCTTGTCAATGATCGAACTTACAGATATGAACTGAGTGCCATTTGATGAGTAAGATCGAACAAGGGAGAGGGATATGGAAAGGTTCTTTTATGCAATGCATAACGGGCGGGCCTCCTGTGGATTCCTCCAACTCAATGAATGAAGGGGGGAGTATGAGGAAGGCCGACTTTCTTTCtatatgaagaagaaaaaaggaaaagggtCAAACATTTCTTACTTAAGAATATGACTGAATGAGGAAGAGCTCCTTATGTGGTATCACTTTACCACCATCTGAAATGCGCGAAACTTCGATTGGTGGAAGCCAGTCCATGAAGATTCTCCCTTCTCTTACGTGCAATTCCCCTCTTTCGGTAAGCATCCAGTATCTCAGCAAATGAACATTTCTCTAAGCTTATCCTGTAGCTTATACGTCGTTTGAAAGCTGCTCCAAGGATCCAACGAATAGCTAAGGTTTGTTGACGATCCCTGGCAACAATCCCAGGGACATCATAAATAGTACCTGCGACTCCTACTTTTACCACTTCGCATATGGGCTTTATATTTTCTACGGCGTCAACCATAAGTTTTATTACATCGCGTTCAGTTCGAGCTGGGCGATGAACTGTTTTATAAACAATAGCACGAACTCTCGTTCTTTTACCATCGATCATGCGAAAGTTTACCAACTTCTTGATCAATTGTTTTTGCTCACCATCCAAGTCCCCCATATAGCTGATAATTTCCGAGCAATTGGAAGCCGCTTTCGATGACGAGGCCGAAAAATTGATATTACGCAATCGTTACTGTCCATCTTTATCAGCCAACTCCCCTCTTTCCAAACATAACTAACAAAATGAAATGCAAAATGAAATGGGACTTGCTTCTGCTTTTCAACTGGCCTCAGATCCGAccggtcttttttttttctaaaacgtTATTTTTGACCAGTGTGCTTCCGTGGAAAGTTTGTTTTTTTATGATTGCACGCACGAGATGGAGGCTAGAACTATACATGATGTTCCTAAATTTTATACTATACTATTCCGTCTGTTGAGATTGCTCCTACCCGCATCCGACTGATCACTAACaccattttttttatgtttttattttcGAACCGTATTTCATCCAATACATTGATTCGCGCCTCTTATCCTTGCCTTAAGGACCGGGCGGACCCACTCGTTCGTCCTTGACTGATGCGGACGCGGTTCCCTCGTCGTGAAAGAAGTAATGAAAGGGAAGCCCCCGGTCAAACCGCGTTTGTTGTTGCCTGTATAGCTTTCTAGAGCAGAGATCTAGCAAGGCATTCTAGGCACAGATCATTGGTGTATTGGATCTATCGTTAGGTTGTGCCGCCATTCAATCTTGTGAACTAATCGAGACTGAAATTGGATAAAGAGATACGAACGGAGAGAAATAACCAATCGATGAAAGAACATGAAACCATTCTGTTTCAATAGAGGTACGGGAAACGGTTGGGGGCAATGAAGTAGGTGAAGTGCTTGGATTTTGCGAGCTGTTCCAAGTACTGCTGGATGTGATTCCAAGAGCCAAACGAGAATGAATACCACACAGAAGAGTCAAGGCCGGGCTCCCTAATAGAATGTTTAACCGATCCATTCCGGATCGATCGAATTGGTACGGAAGTTTTAACATGGGAAAACTACGGAAAACACGACTTATTTGAATAACCCGGTGACCTACCAATTGTAGAAGTAGGATCTTTGGCAAGCAATAAGCACTTAAATAATACAATTCGAGTTTTCCAGATTCTTTCTCATTTCGAGGAAAAGGTTCGGGAGGAAAGGAAAACAACAGAGGGATCCGAATCGGACCTAAATGGGAATGACATGAAAAGTCTTTTTCAAAACCTATCATTAAGGGCGTTACGACGATatacaaaagaaatgaaaaaaaactcGTGATTGGTGTGGATGGGAAGATCTGCTTATAAAATGTTTCAAGAAAGAGTGGTCTCATTTCCTTACTTCTTCGTTCTTTCCAATTCAAAAACTTCGACGGCTGGTTCTGAACGCCGCTAACGGTTTGACATCCTTTAGCAAAAACAACAAAAAAATGAACATTTTCGATCGAGCTACCTGCACCTGTCTGGTCCGATCAGCACGGTTCCGCCTTCGCTAATGCGGGGGATCGCGCCTTACAAAGTCGGCCAGCCAGTGCATTGTCATGTCCCGATCCCACCTCGTCGGATTACTGTTATTTCGGATGAATTCAAGTAAATCGACGAGGGTTCGGACGTCAGCTTGCGGGGATTCGTAGAAAAACTCCTGGGCAATCTGATGGGCCGCGGCAAGAAAGTGGAATTCAGCTCTGCCTCTAGCACAGTATTTTCCACAGAGTCCCCTACCCCCACAATAGTGAGCGCAATAGCGCCGGAGGGTTAGGGCGATCATTCTACGAATCTTTGCCGCTGGCGCTCCCGATCATCTTCAGAATCAGGAACGCCTCGGTCTGGCGCCGATGGACCGGCAATACCAATCCGTGGGGCCTGCCGCTCCATAAGGTGCGTGTAAGCCCGCTGTGACTTTTGCCAAGCGCGAACCAAGATCCGTGATACGAAAACAAAAATCGGAATGAGGAAGAAAAAGATCTCGTGATGTAAGTCAATGATTCCTTGCATAATAGGTGTTGCTGCGTCTTGAGATCCTAATTGCCATGGTTCCGCAGCATCACAAGGAGCGATTGTGAGGAATCGCCATTCTAAAAAAACTTCAATCATTTTGATTTCCATTCTGTGACTGCTCTGCTcccgaaaagaaaaaggagacttATAGAGACTTGGCCTTGGTTTTTCCAACTAAAGTCTGATGGGAGAATGGCATGCAATGCGCATGATTTTCGATAGCTTTCACATTTGCGGTAGACTGAACACCCACCGAATGGAAAAGACAACTACTACGTAGATTCGCTAGCGACTACGGCCGTTATCCCCCCCTACTTACTTCAATTAAAGCTCGCGGAACTACACTACATACCGGAAAAAACTCTCTCTATTACTTTGAGAAGAGAATCATTGGTTTGACCGACGAGCTACGTGGAAAATACGAGATCTAGGCAAGCCGCTACATGTTCTCCCCTTGCCCTTGAACGATGGATAGAAGAACTACTTATCTTCTCTTAGATAGCGGTCGATCGGTTCGCATCTCAATAGGTCTGCGGATCTATTTTCTTCTATACGAAAAATGCCATCTTGTAGCACCACCACGACACCGATTCTCGTTCTTATTCCGAGCCAGCCCCCCCATGCCGTGACTTTGACTTTGAGTATGATGAATGAGTGGAAAGATCTTTTATAGAAGTTCCCTGTCCAATCCAACCAATGAGTTCGTATCGAAAATATATCCCTTCTGCACTACAAACGAAACGAAGGGTGCCGTTACAACACAAGAACCAGACAAAAATGGAGTATGCTTACTTACCAAACTGCGCTCTACCTTATAATCTAAAAAACCGCTCTTCTCGTTCATTTTAGAGGCCTTGTAGGCGAAACCGCATAGAGATAGCTTCACTGAAGACAGGAATAGCTAAACTAACTACTACTGACTGACTATTCCTATACCTATTTTTTACCTATTTTATTATAGACCTACCCCGGACCGAGGGCCGCTCTACCAGCTCTGATTTCACCACCGGGTATAGTAGATGACAAAATCGAGAAAACCTGAAAGTCAGATTCTCGACTTCAACCATCCACTATAGCTTATACCCGTATGGAGCCAACCGTCGCAGTATAGATATGGCATGGGGACAGGGAGACAGTACCGCTGTCCGCGCAACCTCTCGCTTCTCCACCCCCGAAAGGAGTAATATCCGTAGCCAGCGGATTGATTCCCTTCCGATCATGGCCTTCTTCTCGTACATAGCGCTTACAAGTTTGTAGCTTCCGGAACGAAACTAGTTTACAGGTTCCTTCCCGAATTGACTTTCGCAGTCCCCCACTCTGAATGGTTACTGGACAAGAAGAGGGGAGCTAATCCCTTGAACTTATAGCAATCAACTTGTTTGATCCCCATGTTCATCCGCTTGGTTTCATCTTAAAGGTAGCTAACCACATGCTTTCCATGATCATATACAACAACAGATCGGAGGTTAGTTTCCCGCTCGAGAATCTATCTAATGGAACGTGGGACTCTACCCCGCCCAAAGGACTGGGCGGGCTTCCGGGTTTGTGTTGTGTTTCCGTTCCGTAAAAGTCAGTCTTTGCCTTTAGATTGCACGATACAAAAATCCTAGTGGCAGTGCTGATCACTTCAGGAAAGTAGGGGGTTCTCGAGGGGACGACCAAAGAGAAAGCGAATGGACGAGTAGTCGGGAACTGAAGGCTACAAAAAAGATTGGTAAAAAAGCAAGCCAGGAAGCGAAAGTAGGGAGGGGGTAGACAAGAGTGGTGCAGGTGCAAGGCAAGCTAAGGGTAAGTGGGTCCAGCGGGGTCAGTCTGGACCGGGTCATAAAGTGGCACAGATAATAGCAATATAGGCGGAAAAagattgaaaaagggccgaggagTACGAGGATGATGACGATCGTGAATTCTTCAAAAGATTGTTGGAGCAAAAGAACTGGCAGATCGATCACCTTGTAGCTGAGAATGACGCATTGAAAGCGGCCTAGACCACTGACCTTTGATGGGAGGCTTCTTCCAATGGATTGGTCTTCGAAAGCCCATTTTTCAGCGAAGAAAATAGTACTTTGCTGAGAGCACTAGACCTTCTCTCTTTCTGGATTGATTCCCACTCACTGCCTGATAGCTGGCTTGGCCCATGAGACCTATTGTCTTATTTATTGTCCTGGCTCACTTCACTACTTTGGAGAATGGGTTTTTCCCCTTTCTGGTTCGCAAACGCTCTAACCCATCGGGAAGCTCCATCCAAATTCTAGTTGATGTGAGCACTTCCCCAGAGGCAGAGTCTGAGTCTACAAAAGGGTGGGAGCAAAAAATGTAGGTGAGTCAATTGCGTGTGGTGGATAGTTCGTTAGCAAAGAGACTCATTCTACGGTAGTGAGGAGCTATGGATCGGCCAAATCCCTTGTTTTGAGCTCTGAACCCTCGATGGCGTAATCCATTGGATCTAGTCGCGGTAGGGTGAGATCAGTTCAGAAGGATAGATCCCCTGAAGGGAGAGTTCGTCAACCAATCTCAAGTAGGGTTGTGGATCGCCCAATGTCCTTCTCTCTTGCTGTCCTATCTCCTCGAGGGTCACCAGCTGCGGGAAAGACAAGATTGCTTGAAGGTCAGGTCCACAAGACGGGATCTCAGTTCGCTTGAAAGCATAACGGAAGAGGGGATCCACTTTCAAAAGGCAGGGATTCGCAGCTTTCAAAGAGTGCTTCTTCTTGTCCCATGTCCTTTTCTTCTGGTGCAGTAGTCGAAAGGCAAGCATGCTCCACTCTCCCGTACTCTTTTGAATCATCTATCAGAAGCAAATCGATCTCATAGCTCTCTAGCCTCTTGCAACTCTACTACTTGGGAAGGTGGAGCAGCAGTCACCCCATGCTTCCTTCAAGTGGATACTGGATCAGATCCAATCGGCTTCTAAACGCGGGAACAAAGAAAACAAGATGGATTCCCTCTTTCTAGCTTCAGGGATCACTATGTAGACTTTGAACCATGCCAGGCACATCTATCAAGAGCCAGAGAGCTCGCCCGCGTTCCAGTCTCTCATTCTACGGAGGGAAATCGTTTGGTCTGATCTGGTCGTAGACATACGGCAGGTGGATCTAACACTTGTTCCACAGTAATCGAGAAATCGACACAGGCTTTGTCATACCAATAGTCCAATATCTTAACATTGTTTTTTCAACAAAGAAGTCTGCATCTTCAGTGAGCTTTTGCTCCAAGTCCTGCCTTACACGGCAAAGATACCGTTCATCGGAGGCGCAGGCCTCCAGAGGATACTGCCTCACCATACCAAGGTGATAGCAAGAAACTACTATCCCTTCAGGAAAACCTAACCAGAAAGGGAAAGGTAGTGGTATGATTCCACCAGGAGAGAAAGCTACAAGAACGTGTCGGTACCTGTGACGGTTATAATGGGGATGGAAGTCCCCGGAGAGGTTGAATACCTCCGATAGCCGGCTCCTCTAACCCTTAACGAGATTTGTGGAGAAGAAGAGCTCACACTTTGTTGCACTGGCATCCACGCGACGGAGAATCGAGTCATCCAGCGAAGACTGGTTCGGAGTAGAAAGCTTCGGTTGCCAATCGTCTCTCTCGGTCTTCAGCTAGCAGAGCAGTTAACGCTCACAAAGGCTCTGTCTGCCTTTCTGTCTAGGTGGAAAGAAGACAGTTGCTTATCAAATCCATTTCTTCCCCTTCAGTATTTTGGATAGTTGGCTTGATGAGATCGGCCAACTCCTCCCTTTTCTTCAAACATTCTCTCATCTCCCTCTTCAATAGTTTCACGGGGATCTTATTCATTACTAAGATCGAGTGGCTGATCGACGAGAGCCTCGTCATCGGGGTCGCCCTCTATCATCGGCTGATTCTGATCTGGTAAGGTCGAAGGTGCCGTATGAGCATATCGGGACGATGGTTCCCCCGGGAATCTCCCATCAGGTGGAAAATGGAGGTCGATGACTCCGGAGCTAGATGGAATGGAACCAGCCCCTGCTTGAGGGGGTTCCATCATATACAAGAGTGGCATCGTGGCTTCGGCAACATAGCTTACTGACCCAACAGCGTGGGTAGCAGCTCAACTCATTTGGATATTGATAGGAGAGAGATCAACGCCCTTAACACAGAATTTCTTAGCGAATTCCAAGGCCTAAGCTGTCGATGGAGTAGTTCGCGGCCTGGAGCTAGACCTTTTCACATGTAGTGCTAAGGTAGACCTTTCCCTGCCTTACTATGAATTACTTTGACTTTCTCATATGGAATTATTTAGGGAGTTAAACGCCTTTACCATACCTTCCTACTAGACTGTCCGCATCTTGGAAGGAGGATCTTCTATTTTGTCTGGATTCAAATTCCTTTATAATAGAAAAAGATGATCAGCTATCTCATGAGGGAGGGGCAAAACCAGTAAAGCAGGAATTTAAAGAAATGCATCCTGCCATATCACTGCAAGGACAGGTTATGAAATATCTGGaccgttagggacaggaagagatgaagaaactgatagaAGTGGAATTCATCACCTCCATCCATTATCCGGATTGGTTGGCGAATGTAGTAGTAGTACCGGTTAGCGGGGGAAATGGAGGGAACAGGGTATGCATAGATTTCGGAGATTCTAACAAATGGGTTTTGAGGGTTATACAAGATCTTTTTTTTCTGTTAGAAGCCTTCTTAATGGAAGGAAAGGTGGAGGAAATCCATTTTCTTTTGGATAAAAAGGTCGAGGAAAGGTGAGGAGAGGAATTGAAAGAGGGGACAGTATCCTCGCTGCTTGGCTTGTCTTCTTAGGTTCCCAACCGACCTGTACATTAAATATCGAAATCCGTTACAGAAGAGAATTAACATAATGAGGCTTGGAGTATCTAAAACTAAGTCCAGCGAACTGGAAGTCTCTGAAGACTCCCTCATTGCTTGGCTATCGAAGTGGACTTGTACATTGATAGCCTTTCGAGTGTCTATTCCTGAGTGAGGTCGGGCTGTCAGGCTAGCACCCGCTGACTTGGAAGTTGCCTTTGCTCGTGTTCCCGCTGGCTGGCCAAAATCAGAATCGTTTCCTAGCCTCGAAGGCTCCTTCCTAACTAACTAAAAACAATAATATGGAACCCACAATTACGTACGACAATACAGAAAGAGCCTACACGGAATCCTTCTCTCTGACCACTCAATCAATCATTGATCAATGAAATAGATTTGTCCACCTTCATCCACAAACAATCGTCCTCCACGACAAGGGATAGGCAACCCACCTCGGACCACCACTGTGACTTTGCAGCAAAATGGAGTTCACGAAGGATTGACTCGATTTTTTTCAGCGAAAGCACATTGGAATCCTCCGGGCGAGGCAGTGCTATGACACCTTGTTCGTAAAAGCGAGCATAACGATAGGGATAAGAAGAAACAAACCATCGATCAAAATCATCCAATACAAAAAACAAAAGCACTGATGTAATGAGGTTTGCTTGCGGGATTCC from Elaeis guineensis isolate ETL-2024a unplaced genomic scaffold, EG11 Super_Scaffold_1000181, whole genome shotgun sequence includes the following:
- the LOC109505214 gene encoding small ribosomal subunit protein uS7m, with protein sequence MGDLDGEQKQLIKKLVNFRMIDGKRTRVRAIVYKTVHRPARTERDVIKLMVDAVENIKPICEVVKVGVAGTIYDVPGIVARDRQQTLAIRWILGAAFKRRISYRISLEKCSFAEILDAYRKRGIARKRRENLHGLASTNRSFAHFRWW